In one Hypanus sabinus isolate sHypSab1 chromosome 11, sHypSab1.hap1, whole genome shotgun sequence genomic region, the following are encoded:
- the akr1a1b gene encoding aldo-keto reductase family 1 member A1-B isoform X4 gives MSTSDYVVLNTGQKMPLIGLGTWKSGPGEVKTAILNALKSGYRHVDCAAVYNNEAEIGDLFKEVVGADKIVKREELFVTSKLWNTKHHPEDVETACRKSLEDLKLTYLDLYLIHWPFAFQKGDNPFPVNPDGAIQYDYIDYKETWKAMEKLVEKGLVKAIGLSNFSSRQIDDVIAEATIKPAVLQVECHPYLAQNELIEHCQKLGLKVTAYSPLGSPYRPKKDTDEPLLIEDSDIKAIANKHGKSPAQVLLRWQVQRGVVVIPKSVNAERIAQNMQVFDFTLTEDEMKTIGSLNRNYRYIVPKVKVGDKFVVRDALHPYYPFHDPY, from the exons ATGTCTACTTCTGATTATGTTGTGCTCAATACTGGACAAAAGATGCCTCTCATTGGGCTGGGGACATGGAAAAGTGGACCTGGTGAG GTAAAAACAGCTATCCTGAATGCATTGAAGAGTGGTTATCGTCATGTGGACTGTGCTGCAGTGTACAATAATGAAGCTGAAATTGGAGACCTCTTTAAAGAAGTAGTTGGTGCCGATAAG ATTGTGAAACGTGAAGAACTTTTTGTAACCTCCAAGCTGTGGAATACTAAGCATCATCCTGAAGATGTGGAAACTGCTTGTCGCAAATCTTTGGAAGATCTGAAGCTCACTTACCTGGATTTATACCTGATCCACTGGCCTTTTGCCTTTCA AAAAGGTGACAACCCCTTCCCAGTGAATCCTGATGGGGCAATACAGTATGATTATATCGATTATAAGGAAACTTGGAAAGCTATGGAGAAATTAGTAGAAAAGGGCTTGGTGAAAGCTATTGGCCTCTCAAACTTCAGCAGTCGACAGATAGATGATGTTATTGCTGAAGCTACTATCAAACCAGCAGTGCTGCAG GTAGAGTGTCATCCATACTTGGCTCAGAATGAACTGATTGAGCATTGCCAGAAACTTGGATTGAAAGTGACTGCCTATAGTCCACTTGGTTCCCCTTACCGGCCAAAGAAAGACACAGATGAACCATTGTTAATTGAAGATTCTGATATTAAAGCAATAGCCAATAAGCATGGAAAATCACCTGCTCAAGTGCTGCTCAG GTGGCAGGTACAGCGTGGGGTAGTAGTCATTCCCAAGAGTGTCAATGCAGAGCGAATTGCACAGAACATGCAG GTGTTTGATTTCACACTGACTGAAGATGAAATGAAAACAATTGGAAGTCTCAATAGAAACTACCGGTATATTGTTCCAAAGGTGAAG GTTGGTGACAAATTTGTGGTGAGAGATGCACTGCATCCATATTACCCTTTCCATGATCCATATTAG
- the akr1a1b gene encoding aldo-keto reductase family 1 member A1-B isoform X1, whose translation MISLSVQYTLCTIEVHHYYRRSSGLHLGKSRRTQRSISGFLGKLLPASLLTPENQWRGTERSEELLVKMSTSDYVVLNTGQKMPLIGLGTWKSGPGEVKTAILNALKSGYRHVDCAAVYNNEAEIGDLFKEVVGADKIVKREELFVTSKLWNTKHHPEDVETACRKSLEDLKLTYLDLYLIHWPFAFQKGDNPFPVNPDGAIQYDYIDYKETWKAMEKLVEKGLVKAIGLSNFSSRQIDDVIAEATIKPAVLQVECHPYLAQNELIEHCQKLGLKVTAYSPLGSPYRPKKDTDEPLLIEDSDIKAIANKHGKSPAQVLLRWQVQRGVVVIPKSVNAERIAQNMQVFDFTLTEDEMKTIGSLNRNYRYIVPKVKVGDKFVVRDALHPYYPFHDPY comes from the exons ATGATTAGCCTTTCTGTTCAATACACTCTGTGTACGATTGAGGTGCATCATTATTACAGACGCTCTTCTGGGCTGCACCTCGGAAAATCCAGGCGGACCCAAAGGAGTATTTCAGGTTTCCTTGGAAAACTGCTGCCTGCATCCCTTTTGACTCCTGAGAATCAATGGCGCGGGACTGAACGTAGCGAGGAGCTTTTG GTTAAGATGTCTACTTCTGATTATGTTGTGCTCAATACTGGACAAAAGATGCCTCTCATTGGGCTGGGGACATGGAAAAGTGGACCTGGTGAG GTAAAAACAGCTATCCTGAATGCATTGAAGAGTGGTTATCGTCATGTGGACTGTGCTGCAGTGTACAATAATGAAGCTGAAATTGGAGACCTCTTTAAAGAAGTAGTTGGTGCCGATAAG ATTGTGAAACGTGAAGAACTTTTTGTAACCTCCAAGCTGTGGAATACTAAGCATCATCCTGAAGATGTGGAAACTGCTTGTCGCAAATCTTTGGAAGATCTGAAGCTCACTTACCTGGATTTATACCTGATCCACTGGCCTTTTGCCTTTCA AAAAGGTGACAACCCCTTCCCAGTGAATCCTGATGGGGCAATACAGTATGATTATATCGATTATAAGGAAACTTGGAAAGCTATGGAGAAATTAGTAGAAAAGGGCTTGGTGAAAGCTATTGGCCTCTCAAACTTCAGCAGTCGACAGATAGATGATGTTATTGCTGAAGCTACTATCAAACCAGCAGTGCTGCAG GTAGAGTGTCATCCATACTTGGCTCAGAATGAACTGATTGAGCATTGCCAGAAACTTGGATTGAAAGTGACTGCCTATAGTCCACTTGGTTCCCCTTACCGGCCAAAGAAAGACACAGATGAACCATTGTTAATTGAAGATTCTGATATTAAAGCAATAGCCAATAAGCATGGAAAATCACCTGCTCAAGTGCTGCTCAG GTGGCAGGTACAGCGTGGGGTAGTAGTCATTCCCAAGAGTGTCAATGCAGAGCGAATTGCACAGAACATGCAG GTGTTTGATTTCACACTGACTGAAGATGAAATGAAAACAATTGGAAGTCTCAATAGAAACTACCGGTATATTGTTCCAAAGGTGAAG GTTGGTGACAAATTTGTGGTGAGAGATGCACTGCATCCATATTACCCTTTCCATGATCCATATTAG
- the akr1a1b gene encoding aldo-keto reductase family 1 member A1-B isoform X2, giving the protein MQRILTQILRPKQICRNYCKVKMSTSDYVVLNTGQKMPLIGLGTWKSGPGEVKTAILNALKSGYRHVDCAAVYNNEAEIGDLFKEVVGADKIVKREELFVTSKLWNTKHHPEDVETACRKSLEDLKLTYLDLYLIHWPFAFQKGDNPFPVNPDGAIQYDYIDYKETWKAMEKLVEKGLVKAIGLSNFSSRQIDDVIAEATIKPAVLQVECHPYLAQNELIEHCQKLGLKVTAYSPLGSPYRPKKDTDEPLLIEDSDIKAIANKHGKSPAQVLLRWQVQRGVVVIPKSVNAERIAQNMQVFDFTLTEDEMKTIGSLNRNYRYIVPKVKVGDKFVVRDALHPYYPFHDPY; this is encoded by the exons ATGCAAAGGATTTTAACCCAAATTTTAAGGCCAAAGCAAATCTGCAGAAACTACTGTAAG GTTAAGATGTCTACTTCTGATTATGTTGTGCTCAATACTGGACAAAAGATGCCTCTCATTGGGCTGGGGACATGGAAAAGTGGACCTGGTGAG GTAAAAACAGCTATCCTGAATGCATTGAAGAGTGGTTATCGTCATGTGGACTGTGCTGCAGTGTACAATAATGAAGCTGAAATTGGAGACCTCTTTAAAGAAGTAGTTGGTGCCGATAAG ATTGTGAAACGTGAAGAACTTTTTGTAACCTCCAAGCTGTGGAATACTAAGCATCATCCTGAAGATGTGGAAACTGCTTGTCGCAAATCTTTGGAAGATCTGAAGCTCACTTACCTGGATTTATACCTGATCCACTGGCCTTTTGCCTTTCA AAAAGGTGACAACCCCTTCCCAGTGAATCCTGATGGGGCAATACAGTATGATTATATCGATTATAAGGAAACTTGGAAAGCTATGGAGAAATTAGTAGAAAAGGGCTTGGTGAAAGCTATTGGCCTCTCAAACTTCAGCAGTCGACAGATAGATGATGTTATTGCTGAAGCTACTATCAAACCAGCAGTGCTGCAG GTAGAGTGTCATCCATACTTGGCTCAGAATGAACTGATTGAGCATTGCCAGAAACTTGGATTGAAAGTGACTGCCTATAGTCCACTTGGTTCCCCTTACCGGCCAAAGAAAGACACAGATGAACCATTGTTAATTGAAGATTCTGATATTAAAGCAATAGCCAATAAGCATGGAAAATCACCTGCTCAAGTGCTGCTCAG GTGGCAGGTACAGCGTGGGGTAGTAGTCATTCCCAAGAGTGTCAATGCAGAGCGAATTGCACAGAACATGCAG GTGTTTGATTTCACACTGACTGAAGATGAAATGAAAACAATTGGAAGTCTCAATAGAAACTACCGGTATATTGTTCCAAAGGTGAAG GTTGGTGACAAATTTGTGGTGAGAGATGCACTGCATCCATATTACCCTTTCCATGATCCATATTAG
- the akr1a1b gene encoding aldo-keto reductase family 1 member A1-B isoform X3: MLVKMSTSDYVVLNTGQKMPLIGLGTWKSGPGEVKTAILNALKSGYRHVDCAAVYNNEAEIGDLFKEVVGADKIVKREELFVTSKLWNTKHHPEDVETACRKSLEDLKLTYLDLYLIHWPFAFQKGDNPFPVNPDGAIQYDYIDYKETWKAMEKLVEKGLVKAIGLSNFSSRQIDDVIAEATIKPAVLQVECHPYLAQNELIEHCQKLGLKVTAYSPLGSPYRPKKDTDEPLLIEDSDIKAIANKHGKSPAQVLLRWQVQRGVVVIPKSVNAERIAQNMQVFDFTLTEDEMKTIGSLNRNYRYIVPKVKVGDKFVVRDALHPYYPFHDPY, translated from the exons ATGTTG GTTAAGATGTCTACTTCTGATTATGTTGTGCTCAATACTGGACAAAAGATGCCTCTCATTGGGCTGGGGACATGGAAAAGTGGACCTGGTGAG GTAAAAACAGCTATCCTGAATGCATTGAAGAGTGGTTATCGTCATGTGGACTGTGCTGCAGTGTACAATAATGAAGCTGAAATTGGAGACCTCTTTAAAGAAGTAGTTGGTGCCGATAAG ATTGTGAAACGTGAAGAACTTTTTGTAACCTCCAAGCTGTGGAATACTAAGCATCATCCTGAAGATGTGGAAACTGCTTGTCGCAAATCTTTGGAAGATCTGAAGCTCACTTACCTGGATTTATACCTGATCCACTGGCCTTTTGCCTTTCA AAAAGGTGACAACCCCTTCCCAGTGAATCCTGATGGGGCAATACAGTATGATTATATCGATTATAAGGAAACTTGGAAAGCTATGGAGAAATTAGTAGAAAAGGGCTTGGTGAAAGCTATTGGCCTCTCAAACTTCAGCAGTCGACAGATAGATGATGTTATTGCTGAAGCTACTATCAAACCAGCAGTGCTGCAG GTAGAGTGTCATCCATACTTGGCTCAGAATGAACTGATTGAGCATTGCCAGAAACTTGGATTGAAAGTGACTGCCTATAGTCCACTTGGTTCCCCTTACCGGCCAAAGAAAGACACAGATGAACCATTGTTAATTGAAGATTCTGATATTAAAGCAATAGCCAATAAGCATGGAAAATCACCTGCTCAAGTGCTGCTCAG GTGGCAGGTACAGCGTGGGGTAGTAGTCATTCCCAAGAGTGTCAATGCAGAGCGAATTGCACAGAACATGCAG GTGTTTGATTTCACACTGACTGAAGATGAAATGAAAACAATTGGAAGTCTCAATAGAAACTACCGGTATATTGTTCCAAAGGTGAAG GTTGGTGACAAATTTGTGGTGAGAGATGCACTGCATCCATATTACCCTTTCCATGATCCATATTAG